The Nerophis ophidion isolate RoL-2023_Sa linkage group LG29, RoL_Noph_v1.0, whole genome shotgun sequence genome includes the window TCTGCCCAATtacgttataactgtaaaatgatcaagggcgagttcttggtttcttatgtgggtttattgttagggagtttcattaacgtccccccagcgcggtaacaacacacaacaacagcagtcacgttttcatctgccgtaaacagcaatgttgtgacactttaaaacaggacaatactgccatctactgtacatgcaccacaacacctccaggcaacttcaaccctttactaatactctCCTTCATTtccatctccccagattgtaaataacctaatgtaaataatcaaatgtatttctaatgtatatacttgttcttatgctatctgaactcactatgtactctgctggctgtacatatcctactaagacctacactgtttcaatgtccatttctctgttgatgcaattgttgacctacactgtttcaatgtccatttctctgttgatgcaattgttgatgacgaaagtactgatatcaaccaaagctcctcatcccaccccccggattttaaataatgtaaataattcaatgtatatactatgatgattatgattgtattatgctgatagtatacatttgtaccatgaattgattaacgtggaccccgacttaaacaatttgaaaaacttattcgggtgttaccatttagtggtcaattgtacggaatatgtactgtactgtgcaatctactaataaaagtttcaatcaatcaatcaatcatgcatatgtgacaataacgtcTACAGCTTttagagtgcagtgcacaactgcgcacacaacagctgtaaatatactcctcccttcttaaccacgcctcccgcCGACCACTTTTTctaccccccgaaatcggaggtctcaaggttggcaagtagtcGATCACATGTCGTGGTTGTATTAGATGTATTATTACTGATTAAATTTAAAGAAAATGTCTAAAGAGTTTCTCTCAGCAAAGAATTAAGTATTTAATTCAAAAAGGAAACGGGAAAAGAAATAAATTTGGCAGCGGTGGGATTCGAACCCTCTCCTCCAGGGATACTAGAGCAGGGGTTCCCAAACTACGCCCCGCGAACCGGATACagcccgcaggaagtcccaagttagaaaaaaaaaaaaattttttttttttaattgtattttctaaaaatctgtcctttctaatccgttTTCTACAGTTTGTTTCTCCAAGgcgctcaggcaaattatatagtctaaaaatgcattttcccatcgataacatgacatcatcgtgctTGCACCACAGTGTCAGGCGAACGCAGAGCGAGTGCGCACTCTGTAAAATAGTGCgcgagaagaaaaaaatatatatatacagtggggcaaaaaagtatttagtcagccaccgattgtgcaagttctcccacttaaaatgatgacagaggtctgtaattttcatcataggtacacttcaactcagATAtggaataagaaaaaaaaatccaggaatgaacattttaggaattttaaaataattcatttgtaaattatggtggaaaataagtatttggtcaaccattcaaagctctcactgatggaaggtttttactcaaaatctcacgatacatggccccattcattctttccttaacacggatcaatcatcttgtccccttagcagaaaaacagccccaaagcatgatgtttccacccccatgcttcacagtagctatggtgttcttgggatgcaactcagtattcttcttcctccaaacacgagttgagtttataccaaaatggatacatggatgatacagcagaggattgggagaatgtcatgtggttataccaaaaagttctattttggttttcatctaaactcaactcgtcgtgtttggaggaagaagaatactgagttgcatcccaagaacaccacacctactgtgaagcatgggggtggaaacatcatgctttggggctgtttttctgctaaggggacaggaccattgatccgtgttaaggaaagaatgaatggagccatgtattgtgagattttgagccaaaaccttccatcagtgagagctttgaatggttgaccaaatacttattttccaccataatttacaaataaattctttaaaattcctgcactgtgaattcctagatttgttttcacattctgtctctcacagttgaagtgtacctatgatgaaattaaCAGACCTcgttcatcattttaagtgggagaacttgcataatcagtggctgagtaaatacttttttgccccattgtgtgtgtgtgtgtatatatgtatatatatatatatatatatacacacacacacacacacacacacacacacatacacacacagtccagcccccagccaaattgttttaacccaatgcggccccagcGTCAAAAAGGTGCTCAATTTATCAACCTACTAGCCTACTAGACTACTCATGACTAACGCTGTACCCAATGGCATTTTTGTATAtagtatttgtttttaaatccaCTCAATTACATTTTTGGTGATAATAGACCCAATCCACAACAGGAGTATATgtttattaaaaatttaaaattcaagcCCTACAATCAGGCGAAAGCATTGAGTACAGCACTTTGACATCAGGAACATTTTTTAGACATAAGatgacaataaaacaacaaatacattttaactaCCTAGGAATAAACCACACTGTACAACAATCACCGCGAAATAAAGCAAAAACTAAAATCTCCATCAAGAGCAGGTGGGATGATCAAGACGTTTTAGTGGGACAGATGGGAGGCAAAACCCGATGGGAGTTGGCGCGCACCCATGGGTGATCGATGACGTTCTGTAACGAGAGGCGATCGTTGGGGCAGTGGCGGAGCAGGTTGGAGATCAGGTCCCGTGCGCCTGCAGAGAATACCTGAGGGAATTTCAGATCCACCTGAAAAACGaaaatagtgtttacttgtgtaaaaACAAATATACCTTTACCTCGGAAAAACCAGGCCACCTTAAAAGGGGACCTATGACACAACTTTACACACTTCATTGTAGTCTAAAAAACATGTATTGCTTaagctttggtgtaaattttgctccaCGGTCACATTTTAACGCCCTTTCTAAGTAAGCCATCGACAGTTTGTCCTTTAAGATGCAAATGAAGCGCTCCACAATCGACTGTTGAGGTATCAATCCTGAAGACAAACAACACAGCTGCAGCAAACCGCgaacttgacttcctctgtgtgacggaaacatggctgagagccggtgagtccgcccctcttaatgaacttctgcctccagaatgttcctactttaattctccgcggtcgtccggtcgaaaaggaggaggattagcagtcgtttttaaaaatgactttaaatgccgtcattACCGTccgcaatcctccttttcaagcttcgaactgtgcatgtttgaactgggtctttctcaTGTCGTCCTGTGTGCCATCTTctatcgaccacccaagtaccacaaagactttataactgacttttctgaatttctggctgaaatcctgcccaaatatgATCGTGTCCTTATTGTGGGtgttttaatattcacacctgctgtccAGACGAGTCGCTTTCCAGAAGCTTCCTGATTGTAATTGActcatttaactttgtacagtctgtgtgtggttccacaCATGAAGGCGGGCATACAATCGATTTAGTGCTCTCGTATGGTTTGTGTGATTTTAAATTTGGACATTTGCGACTGTCTTCTCTGATCATATGCCGATCCTTTCGCCGctgctctggaacgacctacctctgagtattagacaagcctcctctcttcctgtttttaaatctctcttaaaaacatacttttattccaaggcttttaacactaagtgatatccatcctgcaatggcgccccataatacacctgctgtgaaactgtttttatgtgttattttttatcatgttctgtttttgttgtgtttgctcggttctcgtattatcttttaacctgcccattgtacagcactttggctaaccctgtggtaaattttaaatgtgctctataaataaagttgatttgatttgatcagTCTCAGCCCAAACAAGCAGAGCCGAGGGCCTGGCCAAGAACATACTAGAATGCCCACATAATTAAGTCTATCAAACTGCTCTCtgcaaacaaataaaaatagtAGATCAaacgttatgtttttttttaaggcagaTACTGATTATTCGTCGTCAAGGAGACTGACAACCGATattaatttgcagtaaaagttatttgaacatgaatagtatatgtcagtaaagAGCTGGACAATGCTTAAAATAGTTTCTCAACATTATCTTTCGGGAAACGTCGGCCCAGTAGCGGTAAAATGTTCAATGTAGTGCTAATTTTGTGGTTAATGTAGCAGCAAACGACATCAAACACCTTTATTACGTGTGTGTAAGAGAAGAGTTTTAAAAATATGGAAAACCTGGGAAAAGTGGTCAAAATATGGAATTTCTCCACATCACAATAACTCCGTCTACtccattttttgcaatttgtggATAGAATACATTGCAAGGTTTCCTTGTGAAGATTGGAAACCATGAAATACTGTTTCTAAACATGTATACAGTTTtaagtttcagtgttataacttcacctttatcgtcagtttttaagccaaaatgcgcccGGTCTCCCttatctgtctacacactgtctgcttgtgcGCTGCCAagcatgctcgtctgctcgtagaCTGGCAATGAGATGACGACGGGGTACCCGTACTTCTTAGAGGTTGtacagtaccaaatatgattcattagtatcgcagtactatattaataccggtataccgtacaaccctaccttCACTATTCTTTTGTATGTTTCGGCATGGTTGGTCGTTTCAAAGGGCGGATTCCCATTCAGGCATTCGTAACAGAGGACCCCGATGCACCACAGGTCCACCTTCTCGCTGTGGGTGTGGCCCTCCACCATCTCAGGAGGGAGGTAGTCCAGCGTGCCACACATCGTGCGACGTCTGCACAGACCACCACACACGTCACAAACTGTTTGTGAAGACGACTCGTCAGAAACATTCAGCCTACCTGAGTGACGGCGCGTGCACGGACCAACCGAAGTCGGCTATTTTCAGCTCTCCGCGATAGCCGAGAAGCAGATTCTCTGGCTTGATGTCACGATGGATCACCTTCTTCTGGTGGCAGTACTGGAGCGCATCAGCTATCTCCTCCATGTACTAGTTCATGGAAGAGATAATCACTAATCGCTCCAAAAAGAGCGATGTCGGCCTGGTATGTTTTGCTTACAGTTGCAGTGCGTTGCTCGTCAAATCGTCCGCACCGCTGCAACTCCTTGTACATTTCGCCGCGTGGAGCGTATTCCAGCACCAGAAACACCCTTTTTCGATCGTGGAAATAGTTGTAAAAGCGCAGGATGTTGGGATGGCTGAAAAGAAGGGAAAAAGGATTACTGCATGATTAATAGAATTACAGGATTCACTATAAGGAGTATGTTTTGCATTTTCGTTGACCTTTCTGCAACATAATgtattatttggcatataaataatagaacCATTTTATAATGGGTTCCAAAGGCTTCTAATTTTGCTGCTGACGTATGAGGTAACATATTGCATAATTTGCGGTTGTATTACTTTGTCAAAgctattattaaaggcctactgaaatgagattttcttatgtaaaacggggatagcaggtccattctatgtgtcgtacttgatcatttcgcgatattgccatatttttgctgaaaggatttagtagagaacatccacgaaaaagttcgcaacttttggtcgctaataaaaaagccttgcctttaccggaagtagcagacgatgtgcgcgtgacatcacgggttgtagggctcctcacatcctcacattgtttacaatcatagtctccagcagcaagagctattcggaccgagaaagcaacgatttccccattaatttgagtgaggatgaaagatttgtggaagaggaaagttagagtgaggcactaaaaaaaaaaagcgacggctccgggcggcggcagagggtgtgtttcagatgtaattagacacatttactgggataattctggaaaatcccttatctgctttttgtgtcAATAGTAtattagtgagattatacggtcatacctgaaagtcggatggctgcggtgaacgccagcgtctgagagaagccgaggagccaagatcacagctgcctttttgacagctacagtagGAGGtgccataatccactgaagtctccagtaagaaccgacttaatatcacaattttcccatccaaaaacttgctgattgatgtagagaaaaatgttcgcttgactgctctgtgcaatccaccgctttccaccaacagcattcttatttgacgtctccataattaattgaacaaattgcaaaagatccagcaacacagatgtccaaattattgtgtaattatgcgatgaaaagagacggcttttagccgtaagtggtgctgggctaatatgtccgctacaacccgagaggtcacaaacacgcgtcatcattccgcgacgttttcaacaagaaactccgcgggaaatttaaaattgtaatttagtaaactaaaccggccatattggcatgtgttgcaatgttaatatttcatcattgatatataaactatcagactgcgtggtctgtagtagtgggtttcagtaggcctttaatcttctTGCTAATTTACGGTCAATagttgcttactttctgctgcaacATGTTTCTATCCACGCTTCTGTTCAAATAaaataagcacttattcttctgcttGATATATAGACTTCACGTGAGTTTTGAGCACTACCACAAATGTGGGTCAGCGTCCAATACAAAGCAGTTACAGGGGACTGACTGCCTATTTTTTGCCCTTTTGGAACTCAAAAAGAGGGAGTGACCTTAACAtgggccggtatagctcggttggtagagcggccgtgccagcaacttgagcgttgcaggttcgatccccgcttccgccatcctagtcactgccgttgtgtccttgggcaagacactttacccacctgcttccagtgccacccacactggtttaaatgtaactcagatattgggtttcactatgtaaagcgcattgagtcactagagaaaaagcgctatataaatataaatcacttcacttaaGCAAAAAGAATGCATGCTGACACTTGCCATTAAAAGGTGACTCTgtttatatttaaaggcctactgaaacccactactacagaccacgcagtctgatagtttatatatcaatgatgaaatattaacattgcaacacatgccaatacggcctttttagtttactaaattgcaattttaaatttccccaaggttcttgttgaaaacgtcgcggaatgatgacgcgtacgcgtgacgtcaccgactgtcaggaaatattagcgctgcaccactcgcggctaaaagtcgtctgctttaaccgcataattacacagtattttggacatctgtgttgctgaatcttttgcaatttgttcatttaataatggagactataaagaaccatgctgttggtggaaagcggtggattgcagctgcctttagcaccgagacacagccggtatttctttgtttgttgtgaagcagagcggtcaaacgaacatgtcccttggcctcagtctgcaccccctcttcagggcccaggctaagaccgatttttttattttaatcttctatttttttctcctatctccccccttgtttacctgtatctcatcttttttgtaaggggcgctggaagccggcagacccgtcagcgatcctgttctgtcttcctgtatagtttgtttgatcttgaatgggattgtgctgaaaattttaattttcctgaaggaactctcctgacggaataaataaagtactatctaatctaatgttttctctacgtcaaccagcatgtttttggatggggaaattgtgatatatatcttaccggagacataagtggattattcgtcgtcctgcaccagctgtcaaaaaaggcagctgtgagcttggctcttctgcttctctctgagacactgtgttcaccgcagccatccgacctcaaagtatctctttacaatctttaaaatctcactaaaacactatcaaaacaataagcagataagggatcttccataattatcctagtaaatgtgtctaattacatctgaaacgctcacactgccgccgctttttttcccttttgctagtccttcactatcaatatcccaattcacgaatctttcatcctcgctcaaattaatggggaaattgtcgctttctcggtctgaatagctcttactgctggtggctcccattataaacaatgtgaatatgtgtggagccctgcaactcgtgacgtcacgctcacatacttctggtaaaggcagggcttttctattagtgaccaaaagctgcaaactttatcgtcaatgttctctactaaatcctttcaccaaaaatatggcaatatcgcgaaatgatcaagtatgacacatggaatggacctgctatccccgtttaaataagaaaatctcatttcagtaggcttttgatATCGTATTCTACTGATAATGTTTAATATATCTCCTGTGCAGTTAGGGCTGTCTGATGGTGACAGTTTGAGCCTGTAACATACTATTTGTATTTCCATTGTGCCTTTGAGAAaatgtgtggggggaaaaaaaaacgtgCAAGCGTTTACTTGAGACGGGCTTGGATCTCGATCTCCCTTCTGAGCTGGTGCTCCACACTTTCCTTCTCCATCTCAGACTTGAACAGCACCTTCAGAGCCACGACGGCATGCATCTCCTTCACTCTGGCAAGATACACGTTCCCAAACTTGCCTTTCCCGAGGGGTCGGCCGATGTCAAAGTCATCGATGGAGAACTTCCTGTTTACGAAGTGTCTACTTAGAGGTCTGACTCACAAAACAACAGGACATAAACCAAGAGACCCTTTCAGACTTACTTTGAACCTGAACTGGAAGACGAACTGACACATTCTCTACCtggtcctggaaaaaaaaaagtcatgacaAATTTGACAAattgatatacacacatatgtgaagAGGCTCACATTACCTGCGATGACATTTTTGCCAGTTTCGGGCCACGGCTTCCCCAAAACATGGTGGGAGTACGTTAACGTGGTAGGGGTGGCAAACTAACAGTAGAACACAGGAAAAAATGAACAGTTGTCATGAGGAGTATAAGAAAATGTTGGTGCACTACCATATTTTGCAATGAAAAAGACAAATGGCCCGAAAAGCAGTCAAAAAGTAAGACTATACTATAGTATAGTGGATCCCAGTCTATTCTTGTTTAGGGATGAGTATCGTTAGGATTTTATCGATCCCAATATTCATCGGTTCTCTTATCAGTACTATATGTAATTTGTGGAAATAaagatgtgggaaaaaaaaaacatgtttttttttttagcacaagaGGTTGTACACCAGCAACATCATGAaacatctcacagcagggaagtATTCAATCAACACCTGCTTTTAGATCTTCTACAAGtcaactacagtggggcaaaaaagtatttagtcagccaccgattgtgcaagttctcccacttaaaatgatgacagaggtctgtcattttcatcataggtacacttcaactgtgagagacagaatgtgaaaaaaaaaatccaggaattcacattgtaggaattttaaataatttttttgtaaattatggtggaaaataagtatttggtcaaccattcaaagctctcactgatggaaggaggttttggctcaaaatctcacgatacatggccccattcattctttcctcaacacggatcaatcgtcctgtccccttagcagaaaaacaaccctaaagcatgatgtgtccactcccatgcttcacagtagctatggtgttcttgggatgcaactccagcctgatccaagctagaagtagtctgctttaatcgcataattaaacagttttCTGATCCAAGCtagaagtagtctgctttaatcgcataattaaacagttttctggacatctgtgttgctgaatcttttgcaatttgttccattaataatggagaagtcaaaaaagaaagatgtaggtgggaagcggtgtattgcagccggctgtagcaacacaaacacagccggtgtttcgttgtttacattcccgaaggtgaagctttactatggaacagagcagtcaagcgaacatggttcccaaccacatgtcaaccggcaggtttcggcgagaaaattgtggtaataagtcggctcttaccgtagacatgagcggagcttgagttttcctgcagctgcggactctcttacctcctcccaacggagacactggcggtcaccacacccgtggccacacccctccaactttcaggtaccatataatctcactaaagcactagtaacacaataagcagataagggattttccagaattatacaagtaaatgtgtctaataacatctgaatcgctctcactgccctcgccttttttttcacctagtccttcactctcactatcctcatccacgaatctttcatcctcgctcaaattaatgggaaatcgtcgctttctcggtccgaatcgctctcgacATGAATCGCTTTCGACATGTTCTAAGATTCTGGATAGTATAGCGCCCCTCAGAGCTATACGTCCCAAACCAAAACAGGAACCTTGGCTCAATAAAACCACACGCACAGCTCGGCGTGAGTGGCGAAGGGCGGagcgcaagtggaaaggggatcacttggaagtctcctatcaaattttaaaagaaaactgtcgaaattatcaaagtgtggttaaagctgagaaaacaaaatatttgtcagacttaattttaaatagcatcagtaagccacgtgttctttttaatactattagtaatgttcttaaaccgaatccagccacttcactggagatgacaagtgaaactactgaaaaatttctctccttttttaatgataaggttgcttctattcgggcaaatctttctcgttttccattaagttttaatgtggccactcagtgctcgactgtgttctgtcactttgagcctgtgtccatgcctgaacttacaggaatagtcggcaagctaaaaccctcatgttccacagacccagtcccccctcacttttttaaagaaatctgggacactattgattcgtctgttaggaacattatcaacagcagcttgatttctggctgtgtcccctccttttgtaaaaaagctgttgttgagcctttgattaaaaaaccaggtcttgatccgacaagtttgtcaaattatcggcccatttccaaattaccttttgtgtcaaagattttggagaaatgtgttctggcacaactgcagccttttttagatgaaaatagcactttagatccatttcagtctggatacaaaactttgcacagtactgaatctgcacttttaaaggtttttaatgacttgcttttaatgtctgattctggcagctctgccattttagtgcttttagatcttacagctgcctttgacacagtcgaccacacaattcttttagaccgcctgagagactgtgtgggtgtcagggggactgcgttagagtggttcagattttacctgtctgagaggtccttctctgtcaggctggaggacgccacctcctcttctgccccgctttactgtggtgtcccccaaggatctattttaggccccatcctgttcgctctttatctcctccctcttggaaatatttttaagaaacatggagtgttttatcacttttatgcagatgactgccaaatttatatgccgatttcaaaaagccacggccccctgacaccccttcttaactgtctatgtgacgtcaaggcttggttagcccagaattttttaataatgaatgagggaaaaacggaaattttagtttttggttccggccctcactgacttgggaccattgcaaaattatgtgcgtcccaaagtcaccagccttggcgtcactatagacagcgattttaaactagacaaacaagtcaatggtgttttaaaatcgtgtttttatcacctttgtcttttagtaaaggttaaaccgtttttatcttttaacctttttgaacaagtagtgcatgcttttatttcaagtcgcctggactactgcaatgcactttatgctggcattagccaaaaagctctctcccggttgcagttagtccagaacgcggcagcacgacttttaacaggggccaggaaacgccagcatataaccccaattcttcagagtttgcactggctccctgttcattttagaattgattttaaaacattgctgtttgtttttaaatctttacatggactggcacctcaatgtatctcggacctcatccaaatttacatccctgcgtgcgctctgaggtccgaaagccagctccagctcgtggtgcccaagaccagacttaagaccaggggagacagggccttctctgtggtcggccctaagctctggaacactctgcccctccatgttcaaactgcttccacagtggagtgttttaagtctcgtcttaagacccacttttattctttggcttttaacactacgtgagttgtgtggtcctctgtcctctgtgttttttatacacttttatttttattttactgttttaattgattttaccctttaaaatagtttttaatcatatttgtttttatattgtttttattggttttatttttattcattttttgttttattcagtcattggtggagcataatattgtttttaacatggctgtgcagcactttggaaacattgttgtttaaatgtgctatataaataaagtggattgaagaggttttatattctagtttcttcaaaatagccacacttaagacattctctcgatgagcttcaagcacacctgtgaagtgaaaaccatttcaggtgactaacctcttgaaactcatcaagagaatgcccttaagtgtggctattttgaagaaactagaatataaaacatgttttcagttatttcacctcttttgttaagtacattactccacatgtgttcattcatagttttgatgccttcattgagaatagtcatggaaataaagaaaaggcaatgaatgaggtgtgtccaaacttttggcctgtactgtgtgtatatgtatatatgtgtgtatatgtatatatgtgtgtatatgtatatatatatatatatatatatatatatatatatatatatatatatatatatatatatatatatatatatatatatatataaaatgcattATAAATGTATTAAAGTGCttagttttttattatttgtggTGTTTTAATTATTAGCATGGTTACTATCCAAGACCCTGCGAATAGTCAGGATCCACTGTACTGTAAAGTGCTGTACAAACAAAAGCATCATTTAGATGGCAAGTCATACAAGCAAGtattataacaaaaaataaattagacATTTCCTATGGTATAAATtacactcttatttttttttttattctgacaAGTAGCCGTTACTAGTGTAAGCCGGCTTGGCAAATCCATAAaagcattttgttt containing:
- the aurkb gene encoding aurora kinase B isoform X3 codes for the protein MHAVVALKVLFKSEMEKESVEHQLRREIEIQARLNHPNILRFYNYFHDRKRVFLVLEYAPRGEMYKELQRCGRFDEQRTATYMEEIADALQYCHQKKVIHRDIKPENLLLGYRGELKIADFGWSVHAPSLRRRTMCGTLDYLPPEMVEGHTHSEKVDLWCIGVLCYECLNGNPPFETTNHAETYKRIVKVDLKFPQVFSAGARDLISNLLRHCPNDRLSLQNVIDHPWVRANSHRVLPPICPTKTS
- the aurkb gene encoding aurora kinase B isoform X2; this encodes MKAHYRRASADPSNTLRKKCEVFTDIMDEFTSCSLEYLPENILIDVLSYLSIRELVRAGRVCKRWRRLVKDQRLWRLVDLTAWKGNKENYEPRTTQQPFATPTTLTYSHHVLGKPWPETGKNVIAGPGRECVSSSSSSGSKKFSIDDFDIGRPLGKGKFGNVYLARVKEMHAVVALKVLFKSEMEKESVEHQLRREIEIQARLNHPNILRFYNYFHDRKRVFLVLEYAPRGEMYKELQRCGRFDEQRTATYMEEIADALQYCHQKKVIHRDIKPENLLLGYRGELKIADFGWSVHAPSLRRRTMCGTLDYLPPEMVEGHTHSEKVDLWCIGVLCYECLNGNPPFETTNHAETYKRIVKVDLKFPQVFSAGARDLISNLLRHCPNDRLSLQNVIDHPWVRANSHRVLPPICPTKTS